From a region of the Hymenobacter jejuensis genome:
- the metH gene encoding methionine synthase, which yields MKTHCSDSPLYSILQQRILVLDGAMGTMIQRYTLDEEDFRGPRFANHPKPLRGNNDLLSLTRPDIIRNIHAEYFAAGADMVETNTFSGTSIAQADYGLEHVVYELNYESARLAREVADEFTAQDPSKPRFVAGAIGPTNRTASLSPDVNRPGYRATTFDELATAYHEQVRGLIDGGSDALLIETIFDTLNAKAALYAVQRFFDEGGKVVPIMISGTITDASGRTLSGQTVEAFWNSIHHLPLLSVGLNCALGAKQLKQYIQELSRIANVHISAYPNAGLPNAFGGYDESAQEFAEVVEDYLRDGLLNVVGGCCGTTPQHIGELAKLAPQFAPRPLPTVPQATRLSGLEPFGIYEDSLFVNVGERCNVTGSRAFARLVRTGAYEQALAVAREQVEGGAQVLDINMDEGMLDSEQAMTTFLNLIASEPDIARLPIMIDSSKWSVLEAGLKCVQGKSIVNSISLKEGEEVFKQRARTVRQYGAAVIVMAFDEDGQADSLERRKEICQRSYDILVNELDFPAEDIIFDPNILTVGTGMEEHRNYALDFIEAVRWIKQNLPGARTSGGVSNISFSYRGNDVVREAMNSAFLYHAIRAGLDMGIVNPSQLAVYDEIPPDLLEMVEDVLLNRRPDATERLVDFAETVKQKDKVEVVADAWRSLPVAERLQHALVRGITDFIEQDTEEVRQQVGRPLEVIEGPLMAGMNVVGDLFGAGKMFLPQVVKSARVMKKAVAYLEPYLLADKRGQERQTAGKILLATVKGDVHDIGKNIVGVVLACNNFDIVDLGVMVPLEKILEEAVNQQVDIVGLSGLITPSLDEMTYVAAEMEKRGMKIPLLIGGATTSRLHTAVKIAPAYSGPVVHVHDASRSVGVAAGLLGSSEAAYAQTVADDYRQLREDHAGRQRDKHYLSIEAARQNQFKADWQTTPITKPTFLGTKVLEDYPLAELAEYIDWTPFFHTWELKGRYPRILEDETLGEAARKLFADAQTMLQELIDNKSITASAVLGFWPANTVGYDTIEVYADDTREQVTTEFFTLRQQGEKGPKIPNLAFSDFVAPKETGRQDYIGGFAVTAGIGIEKLIEKYEADHDDYSSIMVKALADRLAEAFAERLHQRVREEFWGYSADEKLTKEELIQEKYRGVRPAPGYPGCPDHTEKITLFKLLDAEQKTGITLTENLAMYPASSVSGLYYAHPDSRYFGLGRIGRDQVEDIAQRKNMPVEELQRWLAPNLNYDPTSIPVTAL from the coding sequence ATGAAGACGCACTGTTCCGACTCGCCCCTCTACTCCATCCTGCAACAACGCATCCTGGTGCTCGACGGCGCCATGGGCACGATGATTCAGCGCTACACGCTGGACGAGGAGGATTTTCGGGGGCCGCGCTTTGCCAATCATCCCAAGCCCTTGCGCGGCAACAACGACCTGCTCTCGCTCACGCGCCCCGATATTATTCGCAACATCCACGCGGAATATTTCGCTGCCGGGGCCGACATGGTGGAGACCAATACCTTCAGCGGTACCTCTATCGCGCAGGCCGACTACGGATTGGAACACGTTGTGTATGAGCTCAATTACGAATCGGCGCGGCTGGCCCGCGAAGTAGCCGATGAGTTTACGGCCCAAGACCCCAGCAAGCCGCGCTTTGTAGCCGGTGCCATTGGGCCAACCAACCGCACGGCCTCGCTTTCGCCCGACGTAAACCGCCCCGGCTACCGTGCTACCACGTTCGACGAGTTGGCCACGGCTTACCACGAGCAGGTGCGCGGCCTCATCGACGGCGGCTCCGACGCGCTGCTGATCGAAACCATTTTTGACACGCTCAACGCCAAAGCGGCGCTCTATGCCGTGCAGCGCTTCTTCGACGAAGGTGGCAAAGTTGTGCCGATCATGATTTCGGGCACGATCACCGACGCTTCCGGCCGCACGTTGTCGGGGCAGACGGTGGAAGCCTTTTGGAACTCGATTCATCACTTGCCACTCTTGAGCGTGGGCCTGAATTGTGCCCTGGGCGCTAAGCAGCTCAAGCAGTACATTCAGGAACTGAGTCGCATTGCCAACGTGCACATTTCGGCGTACCCGAATGCGGGCTTGCCCAACGCGTTCGGCGGCTACGACGAGTCGGCGCAGGAGTTTGCCGAAGTGGTGGAAGATTACCTCCGCGATGGCCTGCTGAACGTGGTCGGTGGCTGCTGCGGCACCACGCCCCAGCACATCGGCGAGCTAGCCAAGTTGGCACCCCAATTTGCGCCACGCCCCTTGCCTACGGTGCCGCAGGCGACGCGCCTCAGCGGCCTCGAACCCTTTGGTATTTACGAAGATAGCCTCTTTGTCAACGTTGGAGAGCGCTGCAACGTGACGGGTTCGCGGGCGTTTGCGCGCCTCGTCCGGACCGGGGCGTACGAGCAGGCGTTGGCTGTGGCGCGCGAGCAGGTAGAAGGCGGCGCGCAGGTGCTCGACATCAACATGGACGAAGGCATGCTTGACTCGGAGCAAGCCATGACCACGTTTCTCAACCTCATTGCCTCCGAGCCCGACATTGCCCGCCTGCCCATCATGATCGACTCGTCGAAGTGGAGCGTGTTGGAAGCCGGTCTCAAGTGCGTGCAGGGCAAAAGCATCGTCAACTCCATCTCGCTAAAAGAAGGCGAGGAGGTTTTCAAGCAGCGCGCCCGCACCGTGCGCCAGTACGGTGCCGCTGTCATCGTGATGGCCTTCGACGAAGACGGCCAAGCCGACTCGTTGGAGCGCCGCAAAGAGATTTGCCAGCGCTCCTACGACATTCTGGTCAACGAGCTGGATTTTCCGGCCGAGGACATCATCTTCGACCCCAATATCCTGACCGTGGGCACCGGCATGGAGGAGCACCGCAACTACGCCCTCGACTTCATTGAGGCCGTGCGGTGGATCAAGCAGAACCTGCCCGGCGCCCGCACCAGCGGCGGCGTGAGCAACATCTCATTCTCGTACCGCGGCAACGACGTGGTGCGCGAGGCCATGAACTCGGCTTTCCTCTACCACGCCATTCGGGCAGGGTTGGATATGGGCATCGTAAACCCCAGTCAATTAGCGGTTTACGACGAAATTCCGCCGGACTTGCTGGAGATGGTGGAAGACGTGCTGCTCAACCGTCGCCCCGATGCTACCGAGCGACTCGTCGATTTTGCCGAGACCGTCAAGCAAAAAGACAAGGTGGAAGTGGTGGCCGACGCGTGGCGCAGCCTGCCCGTCGCCGAGCGCCTGCAACACGCCCTGGTGCGCGGCATCACCGATTTCATTGAGCAGGATACCGAGGAAGTGCGGCAGCAAGTTGGTCGGCCGTTGGAAGTGATCGAAGGCCCCCTGATGGCCGGCATGAACGTCGTGGGCGACCTGTTTGGTGCCGGCAAAATGTTCCTGCCGCAAGTCGTAAAATCGGCGCGCGTAATGAAGAAAGCGGTGGCTTATCTGGAGCCCTACCTGCTGGCCGACAAGCGCGGACAGGAGCGCCAAACCGCGGGCAAGATTCTGCTGGCCACGGTGAAGGGCGACGTGCACGACATCGGCAAGAACATCGTGGGCGTGGTGCTGGCCTGCAACAACTTCGACATCGTGGACTTGGGCGTCATGGTGCCGCTAGAGAAGATTTTAGAAGAGGCTGTTAATCAACAAGTTGACATTGTGGGCCTGAGCGGCTTGATTACGCCTTCGCTAGACGAAATGACGTACGTGGCCGCCGAGATGGAAAAGCGCGGTATGAAAATTCCGTTGCTCATCGGCGGGGCTACTACCTCGCGCCTGCACACAGCTGTCAAGATTGCGCCGGCATATTCCGGCCCCGTGGTGCATGTGCACGATGCCTCGCGCTCGGTGGGCGTGGCGGCGGGCCTGCTCGGCTCCAGCGAAGCGGCTTATGCGCAGACGGTTGCCGATGATTACCGCCAGCTACGCGAAGACCACGCCGGCCGGCAGCGCGACAAGCACTACCTGAGCATTGAAGCGGCACGCCAAAATCAGTTTAAAGCCGATTGGCAAACGACGCCTATCACCAAGCCTACCTTCCTCGGTACCAAGGTGTTAGAAGATTACCCGCTGGCGGAACTGGCTGAGTACATCGACTGGACGCCGTTCTTTCATACTTGGGAGCTGAAAGGCCGCTACCCGCGCATTCTGGAAGACGAAACGCTGGGCGAAGCAGCCCGCAAGCTGTTTGCCGACGCGCAGACGATGTTGCAGGAACTAATTGATAATAAATCAATTACGGCTAGTGCGGTGCTGGGCTTCTGGCCTGCCAATACTGTTGGCTACGATACCATCGAAGTGTACGCCGACGATACGCGCGAGCAAGTCACCACGGAGTTTTTCACGTTGCGGCAGCAAGGCGAGAAGGGGCCGAAAATCCCGAACCTGGCTTTCTCCGACTTTGTGGCGCCCAAGGAAACGGGCCGACAGGACTACATCGGTGGGTTTGCCGTGACGGCGGGCATTGGCATCGAAAAGCTGATCGAGAAATACGAAGCCGACCACGACGACTACTCCAGCATCATGGTGAAAGCCTTGGCCGACCGCCTCGCCGAAGCCTTTGCCGAGCGCCTGCACCAGCGCGTGCGCGAAGAATTCTGGGGCTATTCGGCCGACGAGAAGCTGACGAAGGAGGAGCTGATTCAGGAGAAATACCGCGGCGTGCGGCCCGCGCCCGGCTACCCCGGCTGCCCCGACCATACCGAGAAAATTACCCTGTTCAAGCTGCTCGACGCGGAGCAAAAAACAGGCATCACCCTCACTGAAAACCTAGCCATGTACCCGGCCTCGTCGGTGAGCGGCTTGTACTACGCGCACCCTGATTCCCGCTACTTCGGCTTGGGCCGCATCGGCCGCGACCAGGTGGAGGACATCGCCCAGCGCAAAAACATGCCGGTCGAGGAACTGCAACGTTGGCTCGCCCCCAACCTCAACTACGACCCGACCAGCATTCCCGTGACGGCGCTATAA